In the genome of bacterium HR34, the window CTTGTTGCAGGTGGTCTTTTAGGGATATTTAAAAAACTTTGGCCTGATGTTTGGTCTCCAAGAATGGAATATATTTTAAACAACTGCATTTTAGCTCTTTTGGAAACCCCAGACGCGACTCTTTTGGGAATAAACAAACTTTTAGCAAACGAAGAATACAGGAAAAAAGTTTTAACCTATGTTAAAGATCCTGTTGTAAAATCGTTCTGGTTGCAAGAATTTGCAAGGTACACCCAAAGATACGAAGTTGAAGCAACAGCAGCGGTTCAAAACAAAATAGGTCAATTCATTTCAATCCCCTTGATAAGAAATATTGTTGGTCAAAAACGTTCAACAATAGATATAAGAAAAATAATGGACGAAGGAAAAATTTTAATAGTAAATATATCAAAAGGAAAAATAGGCGAAGATCAATCAAACTTATTGGGCGGTTTAATAATTACAAAACTTCAATTGGCAGCAATGTCTCGCGTTGACATACCAGAAGATGAGAGAAAAGATTTCTTTTTATATGTAGATGAGTTTCAAAACTTTGCTACCAAATCTTTTGCAACAATTTTATCAGAAGCGAGAAAATACCGCCTTTCCATTATTTTAACTCACCAATATATATCTCAAATGGAAGAGAGCGTAAGAGATGCCGTTTTTGGGAACGTTGGCACAATTGTCTGTTTTAGAGTTGGAGCAGAAGACGCAGAATTTTTGCAAAAAGAATTCGACCCTGTTTTTACAGCAGAAGATCTTGTAAATCTTCCAAAGTATAATATGTATGTAAAACTTATGGTAGATGGCGTAACTCAAAGGCCATTTTCGGCCCGAACCCTACCGCCTTTCAAACCGCCAGAATTATCATTTAGAAAAGAAGTAATAGAAAATTCAAGAAAGCAATACGCTGTTGAAAGAGAAAAAGTTGAAAAAGAAATACTTGCTTTTATAGGAGAGATAAAAGAACCGCCTCAAAGATTGAAGTTATACGATGCCATTTGTTCAAACTGCGGTAGAAGAGAAAAGGTGCCGATTGACCCTTCTGTATCGCCGCCTCTTTGTAAATCCTGCCGAAAGAAAATGGGATTAAGGAAAGAACAAAAAATCCAAAATCAAGCAAGCAAAGCTAACACAATTTCAAATCAAGATAAAAAACCAGATTCTTCAGTTCAAGAACAACGAGTTTCTCAAGAGCCACCGCAAGTACAACCGCCTATCAAAAAAGCAGGTTTATTAAAACCTGGCGATAAAGTAATTTTTTAAAAATATACTTATGCTAAAAATATTTTCAAAAAAAGATATATTCAAGAAAACTGTTTTCTTAAGAGTCGATTTAAACATTTCCCTAAAATCAAAGGAAAGCCATTTTAGAATCGAAAGAGTTTTACCAACGATAAAAAAACTTCAAAACTATAAAGCAAAAATAATTTTGGCAACTCATATAGGCAGACCAAAATTTCCTTTTCAAAAAGAATTCAGCACTCGTTTTCTAAAAAATGTTCTATCAAAAAAACTTAAAACTGAAATTATTTATATTCCAGATGTAATAGGCGAAAGGGTAGAGAGCACAATTAAAAAATCAGATTACGGCAAAATTCTGCTTCTTGAAAATTTAAGATTTTATGAAGGTGAACTTAAAAATTCTTTGCCTTTTGCCAAAAACTTGTCAAAGTTAGCACAAGTTTATGTTTCAGATGCTTTTAGTGTTTGCCACAGAAAACAAGCATCTGTTTACTCCTTGCCAAAACTTTTGCCGTCTTTTGCAGGTCCGCTTTTATTTTCAGAAGTAAAAAACTTATATAAAATAAAAAACAACCCAAAACATCCTTGTATAGTCATTTTAGGCGGTAAAAAAGTAGACGATAAAGTAAAATCAATAAAAGGTTTTTTAAAATTTGCAGATTATATTTTAGTTAATAATTTAGCCCAAATAGAAATACAAAAAAACTACCCAAAACTTTCGAAAAATAAAAAAATAATTTTCCCCTTAGATACAAACAAAGATTTAGATATAGGAGAAAAAACAATAGAACTATTTTCAAACTACATTTACAAAGCAAAAAGCGTTGTTTGGTCAGGTCCATTAGGAAAGTTCGAAGATAAAAAATATGCAAAAGGGAGCATAGCCGTTGCAAAAACCATAATAAAA includes:
- the pgk/tpi gene encoding Bifunctional PGK/TIM — translated: MLKIFSKKDIFKKTVFLRVDLNISLKSKESHFRIERVLPTIKKLQNYKAKIILATHIGRPKFPFQKEFSTRFLKNVLSKKLKTEIIYIPDVIGERVESTIKKSDYGKILLLENLRFYEGELKNSLPFAKNLSKLAQVYVSDAFSVCHRKQASVYSLPKLLPSFAGPLLFSEVKNLYKIKNNPKHPCIVILGGKKVDDKVKSIKGFLKFADYILVNNLAQIEIQKNYPKLSKNKKIIFPLDTNKDLDIGEKTIELFSNYIYKAKSVVWSGPLGKFEDKKYAKGSIAVAKTIIKSKAFSVIGGGQTIEFATKYKFLNKFSFVSTGGGAMLHFLAGNPMPGLKALSEK